From Paraglaciecola sp. L1A13:
GATGAAGGTTTTGGCCAATCTACCTGTGTTGGTATTGGTGGCGACCCTATCCCTGGTTCAAACTTCATCGACATCCTACAGATGTTCCAAGACGATCCTAAGACTGAAGCAATCGTAATGATTGGTGAAATTGGTGGAACGGCTGAAGAAGAAGCTGCTGCGTTCATCAAAGCTAATATCACTAAACCTGTTGTTTCTTACATTGCTGGTGTAACTGCACCTGCTGGTAAGCGTATGGGTCACGCTGGTGCCATTATCTCTGGTGGTAAAGGTACGGCTGATGATAAATTTAAAGCACTTGAAGATGCAGGCGTTAAGACTGTTCGTTCATTGGCTGACATCGGCAAAGGTCTTCGCGAAATTACTGGTTGGTAATCCCGTTTAGTCTTGATAAAAACCCGCTTTGAAAGCGGGTTTTTTTATGTCTATAGTCACGGCAAATAACGAAAATTCGCAGGTGGGATTTAACTTAATAGCTTTGTTAGCCATTGATGTACTTTCAGTGATAGCTGATCTGTATAGTCACCCAATATTCCTCTCGCCGCTGTGGGAATATGACGTGCAGGATCATGGTCGTTCTCAAGTAGGTAATGTTCTAACATACTTTGCCAAGCTTGCTGTTGATCTAAGGGTTGGCTCTTTAGTGCTTGTATTGCATGAATAAGCATAGGAAAAGGCTTTGCCGTTGTAACATAGTCGCTGTTCCACCAATAATTAATACGTTTTATCGCTTATTGATTCAATGTGATGCCACCAAGGGGAGGGGATGTAATTCGCATCACCGGGTTCCAGTTCCGCTGATAATCCTGCGGAATACGCCTGAGGATAATTAGGATATTTGTGTAAATCAGGGGCCCTTAAATCAACCAAACTGACGGGCTGCCCTGCAGGGGGGAAATCTAAGGGGCCAATATAAAGGTTTTTAATTTGTTGCGCAGGAAATAACGTAAATCTGCGTTTGCCGGCGGTGACTACCGCTATATTATGTGCTTCGTCAAAATGCGCCGCCACGGTAATCGGATTCCCTACCCAGATATAGAGATGACTACCAGATAGCAACGGATTATCGAGTTGCGAGCTCAGCCCAGGCAACGTTTCCCCTATTCGTGCGTTTTGTACGCAAACGCTATCACTAGCTAAACGGGATTTATAGCGCTATATATTTGCCAGTGCTTGCTGCAGGGTTCCTTGAGTTTGTTGAAAATACCCCCCATCATGGCGGCATCGTAAAACATA
This genomic window contains:
- a CDS encoding cupin-like domain-containing protein, with the protein product MPGLSSQLDNPLLSGSHLYIWVGNPITVAAHFDEAHNIAVVTAGKRRFTLFPAQQIKNLYIGPLDFPPAGQPVSLVDLRAPDLHKYPNYPQAYSAGLSAELEPGDANYIPSPWWHHIESISDKTY